A region of Mesoplodon densirostris isolate mMesDen1 chromosome 11, mMesDen1 primary haplotype, whole genome shotgun sequence DNA encodes the following proteins:
- the CHKB gene encoding choline/ethanolamine kinase isoform X2, whose protein sequence is MAAEGTEVAGGGAVGGRLAKDSLPPNRRRGSARSRDAERRAYQWCREYLGGAWRRVRPEELRVDPVSGGLSNLLFRCSLPDHLPSVGEEPREVLLRLYGAILQGVDSLVLESVMFAILAERSLGPQLYGVFPEGRLEQYIPSRPLKTHELREPVLSAAIATKMAQFHGMEMPFTKEPHWLFGTMERYLKQIQDLPPTGLPQMNLLEMYSLQDEMGSLRKLLDSTPSPVVFCHNDIQEGNILLLSEPENADSLMLVDFEYSSYNYRGFDIGNHFCEWVYDYTHEEWPFYKAQPANYPTRGQQLHFIRHYLAEVKKGETISQEEQRKLEADLLAEANRYALASHFFWGLWSILQASMSTIEFGYLEYAQSRFQFYFQQKGQLTSFHPSS, encoded by the exons atggcggctgagggGACAGAAGTGGCCGGAGGCGGGGCTGTTGGAGGCCGCCTGGCCAAGGACAGCTTGCCTCCGAACCGGAGGCGCGGCTCGGCGCGGTCGCGAGACGCCGAGCGCCGAGCCTACCAGTGGTGCCGGGAGTACTTGGGCGGGGCCTGGCGCCGAGTACGGCCGGAGGAGCTGAGGGTTGACCCCGTGAG CGGAGGCCTCAGTAACCTGCTCTTCCGCTGCTCGCTGCCTGACCACCTGCCCAGCGTTGGCGAGGAGCCCCGGGAGGTGCTGCTGCGGCTGTACGGGGCCATCCTGCAG GGAGTGGACTCCTTGGTCCTTGAAAGTGTGATGTTCGCCATCCTTGCAGAGCGGTCACTGGGGCCCCAGCTCTACGGAGTCTTTCCAGAGGGCCGGCTGGAACAGTACATCCCA AGCCGGCCACTGAAGACGCATGAACTTCGAGAGCCCGTGTTGTCCGCAGCCATCGCCACGAAGATGGCCCAGTTCCATGGCATGGAAATGCCTTTCACTAAGGAGCCCCACTGGCTATTTGGGACCATGGAGCG GTATTTAAAGCAGATCCAGGACCTACCCCCCACTGGCCTCCCCCAGATGAACCTGCTGGAGATGTACAGCTTGCAGGACGAGATGGGCAGCCTCAG GAAGTTGCTAGACTCTACCCCATCACCAGTGGTCTTCTGCCACAATGACATCCAGGAAG GGAACATCTTACTGCTCTCAGAGCCAGAAAACGCTGACAGCCTCATGCTGGTCGACTTCGAGTACAGCAGTTATAACTACAG GGGCTTTGACATTGGGAACCATTTTTGTGAGTGGGTTTACGATTACACTCACGAGGAGTGGCCTTTCTACAAAGCGCAGCCTGCAAACTACCCCACCCGGGGACAGCAG CTCCATTTTATTCGCCACTACCTGGCGGAGGTAAAGAAAGGTGAGACCATCTCCCAAGAGGAGCAGAGGAAACTGGAAGCAGATTTGCTGGCAGAGGCTAACCG GTATGCTCTGGCATCTCATTTCTTCTGGGGTCTCTGGTCCATCCTCCAGGCATCCATGTCCACTATAGAATTTGGTTACTTG GAGTACGCCCAGTCTCGATTCCAGTTCTACTTCCAGCAGAAGGGACAGCTGACCAGCTTCCACCCCTCATCCTGA
- the CHKB gene encoding choline/ethanolamine kinase isoform X1: MAAEGTEVAGGGAVGGRLAKDSLPPNRRRGSARSRDAERRAYQWCREYLGGAWRRVRPEELRVDPVSGGLSNLLFRCSLPDHLPSVGEEPREVLLRLYGAILQGVDSLVLESVMFAILAERSLGPQLYGVFPEGRLEQYIPVRARPRPSRSISFPSPYSPSQCLPSHPSPQSRPLKTHELREPVLSAAIATKMAQFHGMEMPFTKEPHWLFGTMERYLKQIQDLPPTGLPQMNLLEMYSLQDEMGSLRKLLDSTPSPVVFCHNDIQEGNILLLSEPENADSLMLVDFEYSSYNYRGFDIGNHFCEWVYDYTHEEWPFYKAQPANYPTRGQQLHFIRHYLAEVKKGETISQEEQRKLEADLLAEANRYALASHFFWGLWSILQASMSTIEFGYLEYAQSRFQFYFQQKGQLTSFHPSS; the protein is encoded by the exons atggcggctgagggGACAGAAGTGGCCGGAGGCGGGGCTGTTGGAGGCCGCCTGGCCAAGGACAGCTTGCCTCCGAACCGGAGGCGCGGCTCGGCGCGGTCGCGAGACGCCGAGCGCCGAGCCTACCAGTGGTGCCGGGAGTACTTGGGCGGGGCCTGGCGCCGAGTACGGCCGGAGGAGCTGAGGGTTGACCCCGTGAG CGGAGGCCTCAGTAACCTGCTCTTCCGCTGCTCGCTGCCTGACCACCTGCCCAGCGTTGGCGAGGAGCCCCGGGAGGTGCTGCTGCGGCTGTACGGGGCCATCCTGCAG GGAGTGGACTCCTTGGTCCTTGAAAGTGTGATGTTCGCCATCCTTGCAGAGCGGTCACTGGGGCCCCAGCTCTACGGAGTCTTTCCAGAGGGCCGGCTGGAACAGTACATCCCAGTACGAGCCCGGCCCCGACCTTCCCGAAGcatctccttccccagcccctatTCCCCTTCCCAATGTCTGCCTTCACATCCCTCACCCCAG AGCCGGCCACTGAAGACGCATGAACTTCGAGAGCCCGTGTTGTCCGCAGCCATCGCCACGAAGATGGCCCAGTTCCATGGCATGGAAATGCCTTTCACTAAGGAGCCCCACTGGCTATTTGGGACCATGGAGCG GTATTTAAAGCAGATCCAGGACCTACCCCCCACTGGCCTCCCCCAGATGAACCTGCTGGAGATGTACAGCTTGCAGGACGAGATGGGCAGCCTCAG GAAGTTGCTAGACTCTACCCCATCACCAGTGGTCTTCTGCCACAATGACATCCAGGAAG GGAACATCTTACTGCTCTCAGAGCCAGAAAACGCTGACAGCCTCATGCTGGTCGACTTCGAGTACAGCAGTTATAACTACAG GGGCTTTGACATTGGGAACCATTTTTGTGAGTGGGTTTACGATTACACTCACGAGGAGTGGCCTTTCTACAAAGCGCAGCCTGCAAACTACCCCACCCGGGGACAGCAG CTCCATTTTATTCGCCACTACCTGGCGGAGGTAAAGAAAGGTGAGACCATCTCCCAAGAGGAGCAGAGGAAACTGGAAGCAGATTTGCTGGCAGAGGCTAACCG GTATGCTCTGGCATCTCATTTCTTCTGGGGTCTCTGGTCCATCCTCCAGGCATCCATGTCCACTATAGAATTTGGTTACTTG GAGTACGCCCAGTCTCGATTCCAGTTCTACTTCCAGCAGAAGGGACAGCTGACCAGCTTCCACCCCTCATCCTGA
- the CHKB gene encoding choline/ethanolamine kinase isoform X3: MAAEGTEVAGGGAVGGRLAKDSLPPNRRRGSARSRDAERRAYQWCREYLGGAWRRVRPEELRVDPVSGGLSNLLFRCSLPDHLPSVGEEPREVLLRLYGAILQGVDSLVLESVMFAILAERSLGPQLYGVFPEGRLEQYIPVRARPRPSRSISFPSPYSPSQCLPSHPSPQSRPLKTHELREPVLSAAIATKMAQFHGMEMPFTKEPHWLFGTMERYLKQIQDLPPTGLPQMNLLEMYSLQDEMGSLRKLLDSTPSPVVFCHNDIQEGNILLLSEPENADSLMLVDFEYSSYNYRGFDIGNHFCEWVYDYTHEEWPFYKAQPANYPTRGQQLHFIRHYLAEVKKGETISQEEQRKLEADLLAEANRSTPSLDSSSTSSRRDS; this comes from the exons atggcggctgagggGACAGAAGTGGCCGGAGGCGGGGCTGTTGGAGGCCGCCTGGCCAAGGACAGCTTGCCTCCGAACCGGAGGCGCGGCTCGGCGCGGTCGCGAGACGCCGAGCGCCGAGCCTACCAGTGGTGCCGGGAGTACTTGGGCGGGGCCTGGCGCCGAGTACGGCCGGAGGAGCTGAGGGTTGACCCCGTGAG CGGAGGCCTCAGTAACCTGCTCTTCCGCTGCTCGCTGCCTGACCACCTGCCCAGCGTTGGCGAGGAGCCCCGGGAGGTGCTGCTGCGGCTGTACGGGGCCATCCTGCAG GGAGTGGACTCCTTGGTCCTTGAAAGTGTGATGTTCGCCATCCTTGCAGAGCGGTCACTGGGGCCCCAGCTCTACGGAGTCTTTCCAGAGGGCCGGCTGGAACAGTACATCCCAGTACGAGCCCGGCCCCGACCTTCCCGAAGcatctccttccccagcccctatTCCCCTTCCCAATGTCTGCCTTCACATCCCTCACCCCAG AGCCGGCCACTGAAGACGCATGAACTTCGAGAGCCCGTGTTGTCCGCAGCCATCGCCACGAAGATGGCCCAGTTCCATGGCATGGAAATGCCTTTCACTAAGGAGCCCCACTGGCTATTTGGGACCATGGAGCG GTATTTAAAGCAGATCCAGGACCTACCCCCCACTGGCCTCCCCCAGATGAACCTGCTGGAGATGTACAGCTTGCAGGACGAGATGGGCAGCCTCAG GAAGTTGCTAGACTCTACCCCATCACCAGTGGTCTTCTGCCACAATGACATCCAGGAAG GGAACATCTTACTGCTCTCAGAGCCAGAAAACGCTGACAGCCTCATGCTGGTCGACTTCGAGTACAGCAGTTATAACTACAG GGGCTTTGACATTGGGAACCATTTTTGTGAGTGGGTTTACGATTACACTCACGAGGAGTGGCCTTTCTACAAAGCGCAGCCTGCAAACTACCCCACCCGGGGACAGCAG CTCCATTTTATTCGCCACTACCTGGCGGAGGTAAAGAAAGGTGAGACCATCTCCCAAGAGGAGCAGAGGAAACTGGAAGCAGATTTGCTGGCAGAGGCTAACCG GAGTACGCCCAGTCTCGATTCCAGTTCTACTTCCAGCAGAAGGGACAGCTGA
- the CPT1B gene encoding carnitine O-palmitoyltransferase 1, muscle isoform isoform X2 — protein sequence MAEAHQAVAFQFTVTPEGVDFRLSREALKHIYLSGINSWKKRLIRIKNGILRGVYPGSPTSWLVVVLTTLGSSYCNVDISMGLVCFIQRWLPEGCGPYRTPQTRTLLSMAIFSTGVWMMGILFFRQTLKLLLSYHGWMFEMHGQTSHFTRVWAMCVRLLSSRRPMLYSFQTSLPKLPVPSVSATIHRYLESVQHLLDDEEYYRMETLAKEFQEKTAPRLQKYLVLKSWWATNYVSDWWEEYVYLQGRTPLMVNSNYYVMDLVLVKNTDVQAARLGNIVHAMITYRRKLDREEIKPVMALGIVPMCSYQMERMFNTTRIPGKDTDVLQHLTDSRHVAVYHKGRFFKLWLYEGSRLLKPRDLEMQFQRILDDPSPPQPGEERLAALTAGGRVEWAQVRQAFFGSGKNKAALDAIERAAFFVALDEESHRYDPKDEASLSLYGKALLHGSCYNRWFDKSFTLIAFKNGQLGLNTEHAWADAPIIGHLWEFVLGTDSFDLGYTETGHCLGKPNPVLAPPQRLQWDIPEQCQAVIESSYRVAKALADDVELYCFQFLPFGKGLIKKCRTSPDAFVQIALQLAHFRDRGKFCLTYEASMTRMFREGRTETVRSCTCESTAFVQAMVQGRHLKADLQDLFRKAAEKHQNMYRLAMTGAGIDRHLFCLYVVSKYLGVKSPFLAEVLSEPWRLSTSQTAQFQIRMFDPNKYPNHLGAGGGFGPVANDGYGVSYMIAGENTIFFHVSSKFSSSETNAQRFGNHIRQALLDIADLFQVPKADS from the exons ATGGCGGAAGCGCACCAGGCTGTGGCCTTCCAGTTCACGGTGACGCCAGAGGGGGTCGACTTCCGGCTCAGTCGGGAGGCCCTAAAACACATCTACCTGTCCGGCATCAACTCCTGGAAGAAACGCCTGATTCGCATCAAG AACGGCATCCTCAGGGGTGTGTACCCTGGCAGCCCCACCAGCTGGCTGGTCGTCGTCCTGACAACACTGGGTTCCTCCTACTGCAACGTGGACATCTCCATGGGGCTGGTCTGTTTTATCCAGAGATGGCTTCCTGAGGG ATGTGGCCCCTACCGGACCCCACAGACCCGGACACTTCTCAGCATGGCCATCTTCTCCACGGGGGTCTGGATGATGGGCATCCTCTTCTTCCGCCAAACCCTGAAACTGCTGCTTTCCTACCACGGTTGGATGTTTGAGATGCACGGCCAGACCAGCCACTTCACCAGAGTCTGGGCT ATGTGTGTCCGCCTTCTGTCCAGCCGGCGGCCTATGCTCTACAGTTTCCAGACATCTCTGCCCAAGTTGCCCGTGCCCAGCGTGTCAGCCACAATTCATCGG TACCTAGAATCCGTGCAACACTTATTGGATGACGAGGAATATTACCGAATGGAGACGCTGGCCAAGGAATTCCAGGAGAAGACTGCCCCCAGGCTGCAGAAGTACCTGGTACTCAAGTCATGGTGGGCAACCAATTAT gTGAGCGACTGGTGGGAAGAGTATGTCTACCTTCAAGGCAGGACTCCCCTCATGGTGAACAGCAACTATTATGTCATG GACTTAGTGCTCGTCAAGAACACAGACGTGCAGGCAGCCCGCCTGGGAAACATTGTCCACGCCATGATCACGTATCGCCGTAAACTTGACCGTGAAGAGATCAAGCCT GTGATGGCGCTGGGCATTGTGCCCATGTGCTCCTACCAGATGGAGAGGATGTTCAACACCACCCGGATCCCGGGGAAGGACACAG ATGTGCTGCAGCACCTCACAGACAGCAGGCACGTAGCCGTCTACCACAAGGGCCGCTTCTTCAAGTTGTGGCTCTATGAGGGCTCCCGCCTGCTCAAGCCTCGGGACCTGGAGATGCAGTTCCAGAGGATCCTGGatgacccctccccaccccagcctggggaGGAGAGACTGGCAGCCCTCACCGCAGGGGGAAG AGTGGAGTGGGCTCAGGTACGCCAGGCCTTCTTCGGCTCCGGCAAGAACAAGGCTGCCCTGGATGCCATCGAGCGCGCTGCTTTCTTTGTGGCTCTGGATGAGGAGTCTCACCGCTATGACCCCAAAGACGAGGCCAGCCTCAGCCTCTATGGCAAGGCCCTGCTGCACGGCAGCTGCTACAACAG GTGGTTCGACAAGTCCTTCACTCTCATCGCTTTCAAGAACGGCCAGCTGGGCCTCAACACAGAACACGCGTGGGCAGACGCCCCTATCATAGGGCACCTCTGGGAG TTTGTCCTGGGCACCGACAGCTTCGACCTGGGCTACACAGAGACTGGGCACTGTCTGGGCAAACCCAACCCTGTGCTGGCCCCCCCTCAGCGGCTGCAGTGGGACATTCCTGAGCAG TGCCAGGCAGTCATCGAGAGCTCCTACCGGGTGGCCAAGGCGCTGGCTGATGACGTGGAATTGTACTGCTTCCAGTTCTTGCCCTTTGGCAAAGGCCTCATCAAGAAGTGCCGGACCAGCCCTGACGCCTTCGTACAGATCGCCCTGCAGCTGGCACACTTCCGG GACAGAGGCAAGTTCTGCCTGACCTATGAAGCCTCGATGACTAGGATGTTCCGGGAGGGACGGACAGAGACCGTACGTTCCTGCACCTGCGAGTCCACAGCCTTTGTTCAGGCCATGGTGCAGGGGCGCCACCTG AAAGCAGACCTCCAAGATCTGTTCCGGAAAGCTGCTGAGAAGCACCAGAATATGTACCGCCTGGCCATGACAGGGGCTGGGATTGACAGGCACCTCTTCTGCCTTTACGTGGTCTCCAAGTACCTGGGGGTCAAGTCCCCTTTCCTGGCTGAG GTGCTCTCAGAACCCTGGCGCCTCTCCACCAGCCAAACTGCTCAATTCCAGATCCGCATGTTTGACCCAAACAAGTACCCCAATCACCTGGGTGCTGGCGGTGGCTTTGGCCCT GTAGCTAATGATGGCTACGGGGTTTCCTACATGATCGCGGGTGAGAACACCATCTTCTTCCACGTCTCCAGCAAGTTCTCAAGCTCAGAGACA AATGCCCAGCGCTTTGGGAACCACATCCGCCAAGCTCTGCTGGACATCGCTGATCTTTTCCAAGTTCCCAAGGCTGACAGCTGA
- the CPT1B gene encoding carnitine O-palmitoyltransferase 1, muscle isoform isoform X1 — protein MAEAHQAVAFQFTVTPEGVDFRLSREALKHIYLSGINSWKKRLIRIKNGILRGVYPGSPTSWLVVVLTTLGSSYCNVDISMGLVCFIQRWLPEGCGPYRTPQTRTLLSMAIFSTGVWMMGILFFRQTLKLLLSYHGWMFEMHGQTSHFTRVWAMCVRLLSSRRPMLYSFQTSLPKLPVPSVSATIHRYLESVQHLLDDEEYYRMETLAKEFQEKTAPRLQKYLVLKSWWATNYLQPPTHPQVSDWWEEYVYLQGRTPLMVNSNYYVMDLVLVKNTDVQAARLGNIVHAMITYRRKLDREEIKPVMALGIVPMCSYQMERMFNTTRIPGKDTDVLQHLTDSRHVAVYHKGRFFKLWLYEGSRLLKPRDLEMQFQRILDDPSPPQPGEERLAALTAGGRVEWAQVRQAFFGSGKNKAALDAIERAAFFVALDEESHRYDPKDEASLSLYGKALLHGSCYNRWFDKSFTLIAFKNGQLGLNTEHAWADAPIIGHLWEFVLGTDSFDLGYTETGHCLGKPNPVLAPPQRLQWDIPEQCQAVIESSYRVAKALADDVELYCFQFLPFGKGLIKKCRTSPDAFVQIALQLAHFRDRGKFCLTYEASMTRMFREGRTETVRSCTCESTAFVQAMVQGRHLKADLQDLFRKAAEKHQNMYRLAMTGAGIDRHLFCLYVVSKYLGVKSPFLAEVLSEPWRLSTSQTAQFQIRMFDPNKYPNHLGAGGGFGPVANDGYGVSYMIAGENTIFFHVSSKFSSSETNAQRFGNHIRQALLDIADLFQVPKADS, from the exons ATGGCGGAAGCGCACCAGGCTGTGGCCTTCCAGTTCACGGTGACGCCAGAGGGGGTCGACTTCCGGCTCAGTCGGGAGGCCCTAAAACACATCTACCTGTCCGGCATCAACTCCTGGAAGAAACGCCTGATTCGCATCAAG AACGGCATCCTCAGGGGTGTGTACCCTGGCAGCCCCACCAGCTGGCTGGTCGTCGTCCTGACAACACTGGGTTCCTCCTACTGCAACGTGGACATCTCCATGGGGCTGGTCTGTTTTATCCAGAGATGGCTTCCTGAGGG ATGTGGCCCCTACCGGACCCCACAGACCCGGACACTTCTCAGCATGGCCATCTTCTCCACGGGGGTCTGGATGATGGGCATCCTCTTCTTCCGCCAAACCCTGAAACTGCTGCTTTCCTACCACGGTTGGATGTTTGAGATGCACGGCCAGACCAGCCACTTCACCAGAGTCTGGGCT ATGTGTGTCCGCCTTCTGTCCAGCCGGCGGCCTATGCTCTACAGTTTCCAGACATCTCTGCCCAAGTTGCCCGTGCCCAGCGTGTCAGCCACAATTCATCGG TACCTAGAATCCGTGCAACACTTATTGGATGACGAGGAATATTACCGAATGGAGACGCTGGCCAAGGAATTCCAGGAGAAGACTGCCCCCAGGCTGCAGAAGTACCTGGTACTCAAGTCATGGTGGGCAACCAATTAT CTCcaacctcccacccacccacaggTGAGCGACTGGTGGGAAGAGTATGTCTACCTTCAAGGCAGGACTCCCCTCATGGTGAACAGCAACTATTATGTCATG GACTTAGTGCTCGTCAAGAACACAGACGTGCAGGCAGCCCGCCTGGGAAACATTGTCCACGCCATGATCACGTATCGCCGTAAACTTGACCGTGAAGAGATCAAGCCT GTGATGGCGCTGGGCATTGTGCCCATGTGCTCCTACCAGATGGAGAGGATGTTCAACACCACCCGGATCCCGGGGAAGGACACAG ATGTGCTGCAGCACCTCACAGACAGCAGGCACGTAGCCGTCTACCACAAGGGCCGCTTCTTCAAGTTGTGGCTCTATGAGGGCTCCCGCCTGCTCAAGCCTCGGGACCTGGAGATGCAGTTCCAGAGGATCCTGGatgacccctccccaccccagcctggggaGGAGAGACTGGCAGCCCTCACCGCAGGGGGAAG AGTGGAGTGGGCTCAGGTACGCCAGGCCTTCTTCGGCTCCGGCAAGAACAAGGCTGCCCTGGATGCCATCGAGCGCGCTGCTTTCTTTGTGGCTCTGGATGAGGAGTCTCACCGCTATGACCCCAAAGACGAGGCCAGCCTCAGCCTCTATGGCAAGGCCCTGCTGCACGGCAGCTGCTACAACAG GTGGTTCGACAAGTCCTTCACTCTCATCGCTTTCAAGAACGGCCAGCTGGGCCTCAACACAGAACACGCGTGGGCAGACGCCCCTATCATAGGGCACCTCTGGGAG TTTGTCCTGGGCACCGACAGCTTCGACCTGGGCTACACAGAGACTGGGCACTGTCTGGGCAAACCCAACCCTGTGCTGGCCCCCCCTCAGCGGCTGCAGTGGGACATTCCTGAGCAG TGCCAGGCAGTCATCGAGAGCTCCTACCGGGTGGCCAAGGCGCTGGCTGATGACGTGGAATTGTACTGCTTCCAGTTCTTGCCCTTTGGCAAAGGCCTCATCAAGAAGTGCCGGACCAGCCCTGACGCCTTCGTACAGATCGCCCTGCAGCTGGCACACTTCCGG GACAGAGGCAAGTTCTGCCTGACCTATGAAGCCTCGATGACTAGGATGTTCCGGGAGGGACGGACAGAGACCGTACGTTCCTGCACCTGCGAGTCCACAGCCTTTGTTCAGGCCATGGTGCAGGGGCGCCACCTG AAAGCAGACCTCCAAGATCTGTTCCGGAAAGCTGCTGAGAAGCACCAGAATATGTACCGCCTGGCCATGACAGGGGCTGGGATTGACAGGCACCTCTTCTGCCTTTACGTGGTCTCCAAGTACCTGGGGGTCAAGTCCCCTTTCCTGGCTGAG GTGCTCTCAGAACCCTGGCGCCTCTCCACCAGCCAAACTGCTCAATTCCAGATCCGCATGTTTGACCCAAACAAGTACCCCAATCACCTGGGTGCTGGCGGTGGCTTTGGCCCT GTAGCTAATGATGGCTACGGGGTTTCCTACATGATCGCGGGTGAGAACACCATCTTCTTCCACGTCTCCAGCAAGTTCTCAAGCTCAGAGACA AATGCCCAGCGCTTTGGGAACCACATCCGCCAAGCTCTGCTGGACATCGCTGATCTTTTCCAAGTTCCCAAGGCTGACAGCTGA